The proteins below come from a single Jaculus jaculus isolate mJacJac1 chromosome 12, mJacJac1.mat.Y.cur, whole genome shotgun sequence genomic window:
- the LOC101616899 gene encoding DPH3 homolog isoform X1 → MAVFHEVEIEDFQYDEDSEMYFYPCLCGDNFSITKEELENGEDVATCPSCSVIIKVNYDKDQFMCGETVAAPSAPSKN, encoded by the coding sequence ATGGCGGTGTTCCACGAGGTGGAGATCGAGGACTTCCAGTATGATGAGGACTCAGAGATGTATTTCTACCCCTGCCTATGTGGTGACAACTTCTCCATCACCAAGGAAGAGTTGGAGAATGGGGAAGATGTGGCAACGTGTCCTAGCTGCTCTGTCATTATTAAAGTGAATTATGACAAAGATCAGTTTATGTGTGGAGAAACAGTTGCAGCCCCTTCAGCACCATCAAAGAATTAG
- the LOC101616899 gene encoding DPH3 homolog isoform X2, with the protein MAVFHEVEIEDFQYDEDSEMYFYPCLCGDNFSITKDQFMCGETVAAPSAPSKN; encoded by the exons ATGGCGGTGTTCCACGAGGTGGAGATCGAGGACTTCCAGTATGATGAGGACTCAGAGATGTATTTCTACCCCTGCCTATGTGGTGACAACTTCTCCATCAC CAAAGATCAGTTTATGTGTGGAGAAACAGTTGCAGCCCCTTCAGCACCATCAAAGAATTAG